The Flavobacterium sp. M31R6 nucleotide sequence TCTTTTTTGCTTTTTCTACCAATGAACCTGGCAAAACTGATGCAAAAGAAATCAAACAACCTAAAGCCCAAATGGCTCTACCGTTAGAATCTTCAAGGTTAGTCTCGTAGTTTTGATCTGTAAAATCACCATCTTCATCTACATAATTTAGGAAAGAACCATCGTCCTGTAGACAAGAGGTGATAAAATTTAAATAGATTTTGATGTACTCTAAATCGGTTTTGTCTTTCGTTAATTCAAAATGTTCACACATCGCTACCATGGCACGGGCATTGTCATCTATGGTATATCCTGATTCAGAGTCGGGCTGATTGATAATAGAAAACTGAATCATACCAAAATCGGTCGTTAATCTTTTGATGTGGTCTAAATTAATTTCAGGAATTTTATATTCTAAAGTCAAATTTTCATCACCAATTTTATCGAATAAAAAAGCATGGGCAATAGCCGAATTTTCCCAGGCTGTTGGCACAATTTTATGCAATCCGTTTGCGCTTATGTTTTTTCTTAATTTATTATCGAGTAACAAACGATTTACTTCTTTGGCCAATTGCTTAGAATTTCCAAAATCAATTATGATTCCAGCACCATCACTTAACACTTCACATGCGTGTGGAATAGGTGTGGAGACAATAGGGCAACCACAACTCATGGCATATGAAAAGGTTCCACTTACTGCTTGATTTGGGTCTTTTGAAGTAAACAAATAAATATCCGTAAGCTGCAAAAAGTCTAGAAGTTGGGGCAGGGGCAAAAAGGAGTTAACAAATAGTACATGATTTTGTAATTGCAGGCTTTGAATTTTTTCGTCCAACATCATTCTGTATTTTTCACCTTCTACTTTTACTACAGATGGATGTGTTTTGCCAATTATTAAAAATAAAACATCATTGTTTTCTTTGATAATACTTGGCATGGCATCAAGTGTTGTTTCGATGCTTTTTCCTGAATTTAATAATCCAAAAGTGGACAGTATTTTTTTCCCGGACAAATTATATTCTTCTTTCAAAAGTTCTTTGTCAGAATGGGGCACCAAATGAGTTCCATGAGGTATTACCGATATTTTTTCTGAATCGACTCCATAATCATTTTTCAAGATTAAAGCTGCCGAATTGGTCATCACAATTATCGAATGTGCTAGCTGTCCTATAACTTGAACATTTTCTTTAAGCGAATCATTCGGATTAGGTAATACTGTGTGAAACACAATTATTGAAGGTTTTTCAATTTTATATAGAAATTGTATTAAATGGGCTTCGTTATTTCTAAAAAGGCCAAACTCATGCTGAAGCAATACTATTTGAATCGAATTATTGGCATTGATTTTTTCGGAC carries:
- a CDS encoding glycosyltransferase; protein product: MRNRITTQTPNILPAGVLNTEFKTSIINHLIPNTVIKLPEILFITTFPPRECGIATYSQDLIKSLNNKFKNSFNIKICALESDAEKHHYEEPVKYILNTDEPDSFSNLSEKINANNSIQIVLLQHEFGLFRNNEAHLIQFLYKIEKPSIIVFHTVLPNPNDSLKENVQVIGQLAHSIIVMTNSAALILKNDYGVDSEKISVIPHGTHLVPHSDKELLKEEYNLSGKKILSTFGLLNSGKSIETTLDAMPSIIKENNDVLFLIIGKTHPSVVKVEGEKYRMMLDEKIQSLQLQNHVLFVNSFLPLPQLLDFLQLTDIYLFTSKDPNQAVSGTFSYAMSCGCPIVSTPIPHACEVLSDGAGIIIDFGNSKQLAKEVNRLLLDNKLRKNISANGLHKIVPTAWENSAIAHAFLFDKIGDENLTLEYKIPEINLDHIKRLTTDFGMIQFSIINQPDSESGYTIDDNARAMVAMCEHFELTKDKTDLEYIKIYLNFITSCLQDDGSFLNYVDEDGDFTDQNYETNLEDSNGRAIWALGCLISFASVLPGSLVEKAKKTLERASVNVLKMHSTRAMAFVIKGLYYVNTKEKSQQNTIIIKELADRMIQMYKHESKPNWNWFESYLTYGNSILPEAMLCAYLSTGDTNYKAVAKNSFDFLLGKIFKDNSIKVISNKGWLLKNNSAKIRAIGGEQPIDIAYTILALSKFSKAFNDPEYKRKIKIAFSWFLGNNHLHQIIYNPCTGGCYDGLEDTYVNLNQGAESTVSYLMSRLCIEKNTRKSFLNALNGSQKELYSKVNHKKTLA